One Actinosynnema pretiosum DNA segment encodes these proteins:
- a CDS encoding avidin/streptavidin family protein, with product MPRNRSKRAPQGVGEAAGSYPLLGRCDNPVDAAHGAAIGWTASWVNDVVDAHSATTRSGQHFEAGPDPERITASWLLTSETTTAEVWESTVVGQDLFTRVRPDAGDVARLLRMGARSSHPLRAHIRA from the coding sequence GTGCCGCGCAACCGTTCCAAGCGCGCACCGCAGGGGGTGGGGGAGGCGGCGGGCAGCTACCCGCTGCTCGGCCGCTGCGACAACCCCGTCGACGCGGCGCACGGCGCGGCGATCGGCTGGACCGCGTCCTGGGTGAACGACGTCGTGGACGCGCACTCCGCGACCACCCGGAGCGGCCAGCACTTCGAGGCCGGGCCCGACCCCGAGCGGATCACCGCGAGCTGGCTGCTCACCAGCGAGACCACCACCGCCGAGGTGTGGGAGTCCACCGTGGTCGGCCAGGACCTGTTCACCCGCGTCCGGCCCGACGCCGGGGACGTGGCGCGCCTGCTGCGGATGGGCGCCCGCTCCTCGCACCCGCTGCGCGCGCACATCCGCGCCTGA